The sequence GGCTATTTAGAACTTCATGGTAAAGATCCAGGAATAATAAAATGCTCAAAGTTCATTACACCACAGCGATTTTGCTGCATGTCATTATTTTGAGCTTCAAAATAACCTGTAATAGCCAAAACATACTTAGTTTCACAACATTAAGTGTTACTAAGATCAAGTAAAAAATGACATGGAGCTGGCACTGCTACAGACTTTACATTTCAACGGCATGAAAATCCTCAAAAATTTATTCTGCACCCTATTAACTGCAAGACATAAGGAGCAGAGCTTACAGACAGAGCTATTTTGATTGCATTGTCTACAGAAATGGACCAAGGGCCCTTCcaaagaaagcagttttctctctgttccctccctcccccacgGCATTTTAGACCCCGCTGCCAGATCTTTCACCCAGCGATCTGCTCCTGATAGCGTCTCTTTGCTCCACACCGGGATGCGCCCCGCTGATGGTACCGATGGTACCTGGCGCGGCTGGGCGAAGACTGAAAATCCCAGGCCCATCATAAAATTTCTGAGAACATCCATCGCATTAAAAACTGACAAGGGACTATGCAGGACTTCCCTACCATTTACATTGTTTTTAGTTGTCCTCAAATCCACAGAATTATCTGTCAATACACCCCATTCCagtacaatttaaaaattaaaagtgtgAAAACTTCACATAGAGTTCAAATGCATTAATATGCTTTGCAAGACAGAGCAGAAGACTATGCTCTGCAAGCAACGTGCTTGCCCAGACACCTATAAATGGtgtaattaaacaaaaataaaaaacaggaaaagagatTCAGTATCTTTTTAAGCACATGAAAAGCCTCCTTCTGGACATAGATTACAACATTTACACTAGTTATTCTGCAAAAGCCAAGCTAAGCATCCACGGGTCTTTCAGAAAGTAGCACTCACCTCTGCGTGTGTTTTTCTCTCCCCTGACTCCAAGTCATTCGACGGGAGCTTCCCGTCCCAGTACTGCTTTACATAAGCAATGAGTTGATGTTTCTCAGAGGAAGGAGGCACTGCGATTCCTTGTACtgccaaatatttaaaaattgtttctcGATAGACTTTTCTTCGTTTCAAAAGTTCTTCTACGTTTTGGCTGTAAACCAAAATGGCACTAATGGCTTctgcaagggaagaaaaggaagttaaCAGTTACTTCTCTCACCAACAAACTGCAAACCTCTGCTATTTCTTCTGCTCCTGAACAGCACCTACTAACAAAACACAACCCTAAGTGAAATGCAAATGGTTACACAtagatttttaaactgaaatcttAAATAACTAGTTGTAAGTCACATTAGACACAGTATACAGCTGAAGCCTTCCAAATATGTTTAAGAACCAGTGGTGTTTTTACTGAAGAGCTAGCTACCTTATAATCCCTACTACCAGAATCAAGGACTGTTTGGAACCATGTATTATATGAGTTTGATGAAAAGGATGcacctttttcttccaaatgaaaTTATGAATATTCTTCAAGTAGGCTGAGATTTTCAGGTTCTTTAGAAACTCCAAGTGCCTCCAGAAGTATAAGGATTCTTGTACACAATGCATTTCACTCATAATTCCAGAGAGACAACTAGCCTTCACTTCAAAATAAGTTGATTTGACTGTAACATGAAACTATCTAGGGCTTCCAGCTGCCATACAGCACCTTCACTAACAGAAgctaaatttaatttctttctccatttgaagagctctggaatattttttaataaaccaTCTACCTGTCTTCTTGAAGGCAAGATtacacagaggaagaagaaccAGTCAAATGTTATTGTTCTTCTGAGTACGGAATTTGAATCTTAGTTTCTGTATCAAATGGGTAGTTTATGTGATCTGGCCAGAAAACATTGCTATTTTGAAGAATGTGCCAGTATTCAGATGTTTTCCgggaacagaaaattaaaagaaatgtggaGAGGTAACCTCTGATTTCTCACATGCTGAACAACAATTCTAGCACAAGAAGTTCACAGTTTTTTAGACAATGCTTAATTGTTTGTGAAAAGGAGGTTCCCTCTGCGCTCCTGAAGGATGATGGAAATGGAATCGAATCTGTTCTACCTCTGTACTAATCATATTTATAATCTCAGGTTCATAAGAAACATCACACTTAATAATACAACGATGGTGCACTGAAATGTAACTTTCAGAAATGTCCAGCTGTGAGACTCCGTAGCAAAATTAAGAAGACAAGCTGACATTCAGTTTTAAGGTAGTTGTGGCAGCCAGTTCTCACCTAAACTGAGGTGAGACAATTAACATCACATATGTTAAAACTACATAAATGTGAAAAGGCTACGAGCTGAAGtacagaattattttgtcttttattttaccCTATAACAAGTACAGAAGTAGATAAAACGTGAGGAAAAAAACTACTGGCATGTGAACTTTTGAAGAAACACGTTTGGCAAATCTTACTGGTTTGAGTTACACCGCAAAAGAAACACACGCAAGGTTTTTGGATGAGCACGTTACAGGGCACCGCACTGAGCAGCCTTCAAGTGACGCACACACAGATTTCAGTTTCGTGAATTAGATCTGAACATCAGGCTCCGAGGAGCAAACAGAGCACGGCCGCAGccagccccggcgctgcccctgCGGACCTCCTCCCACCGGAGGAGAAAGCAGGCAGGGCCAGGCCCGAAGCGGCCGGCCGGAGGGGCACGGAGGGCCGCAACCCGCCGGcgcccagctccccccccacACTCCCACCCCCACACCGCCGCCGGcccgggcaggggctgcgggcaccTTGGCGGTTCTCCGGGTGGACCAGGCGGTTGGTGATGGTGTCCGTCAGCGCCATCAGCTCCTCGGTGCCGAGCAGCTCGAGCAGCTGGCGGCACCCGGCCTGCTCCCGCTCGCTCAGCCCCGCCGAGGCCATGGCCAGGCCCGGCCCGCAccaggccccgccgccgccgccgccccggctcAGGCCCTTAGCGACGGCGGGCCCTAGCGACGGCCGCTTCCGGTACGGCGCCCCACGCCGTCCCCCAGCGCCGCCCCGGCCGCTGGCCCCTAGGCGCCGGGTGGAAACAACGGCTGGCACTCGAGTTCCGCCCGGCAGCACCGTGAGCCTTCCGCTGAGCAGATAGTTGGGCCCATTAACTTACTGCTGCCCGAAATATTAGCGTGCcaaaggaattaaaacaaaatccattaACACTGACAGCTTGTACACTACCACACACGGCAATGAATTTACCAAGTACCTTATACATACATGGTATATACATTCCCATTTTGGTAAACATTTCACCTGCAATGTGCACATGCCATAGTACTGCAGATTTGAGAACCTTTGCCCTTAtgccaaacttttttttttttttttttttggcaagggCCTTGTCAAGATTAGACAACATAGAAAATTAAAGCAAGTTTGCAGTCAAGGTTACACAGAAGTCACCGTTTTGCAGAGGACAGTCATAACCTGACATCAAAACCCACAAAGAATTTACAGGACAGTGAATAATAAACAAGCCAGCATTTCCAGAGGACAGTTCTGAACTTTTctgaagctgaagaaaaagcgACTAGGCTGCCTATATCTCTGGACTACAGCATTCAATGGAAGAGACAACACAGCAACAGAAAGGCATGCATCGCACCAGAAGTTACCAACCCCATTAGCAGCAGCGTTACCAGAAGCAAACAAGCTCatgaacagcagcagctgaggctcAGCTCTGTATATTCCCACCAAGCAGTCctctcaagaggcatttggtGCATGTAGCACAGAGCCACTGAAGAATTTTAACCGTTTTATGATGGAGGAAAACAGACAACTCAAAGCAGAGATCTTTGCACTGGCACAATAGCTGAGGGGTTAACCCCTTCAGCATTCTGAGGCCACTGTCCACCAAGGGACGATGTTGTCCCCTTGACACCACAATAAAATGAACACTGGTCCGCAGATTTCTTCAAACACCACATGCAGATTTCCTTTGCAAGCTTTAATATATTCCTCCCGAGCTTTACTACTTCCATCTGTCATGCCAACCTTACACTATTCTCTACATGGACATTAACGCACGCTAAGTGGGTGACCCCTCTCCCACCAGGTCAGAAACTTCAAAAACCAGTCCTCCTTCCTGGAGATCCTAAGCCAATTACTCAACAGGCTCCCATTTGCCCATGCATCCTGACTGATTCCCTGCCAGGATGCATCAGGCAGACAATACATGATACCTGTAAATTACTTATATGCACTAGTTCATTCCTGTTCCCCATGTATTTAGTTGACTAAATAAACCTTCTTGaaggtgatcaggcccagtcaaaCCCAAGAAGTGGGTTGCTTCGTGTCTAATATGGTTCAACCACTGATTGAAGCTTTTTCTGCAGTAGCATGCCTTTCAGACTGATGACCAGAAACAGCTAATCCTCTCCCTCTCACACAGACATGCTTCCCTCTTCAGCAATTAGCAGTTTTAAAGAACTTGTAATACTGTGACTTCTTGAAgacttatttaaataaatagtgACTTAGAGATCCCCATCTTCCCAGAACCAGTAgtctgttttaatttccttggTCATCTTTGATATTCTTGGAAATTCTTGAATAGACCTAGTCTATTAAAATCTGAATACCTGCGCACCTGGAACAACAAGAGCTGGCAGCTTCAAACAGGTGATAAGCAATTACACACACATTACACAGTAACTTAGAAACATTGCAGCAGTACTTTCAGAGTGATTCCCCAAAGGACAAGATCAATTTCTATCAACAACAAAGACAATGTTTTATTGAACAAACCTATGTACAGtacaaaaaagtttttaaaatgaaacactaCCGTTGATTTATTGCAGTTTGATGGCTCAGTTTTAATTTGTACTCTTatataaaatgcaaagtaaaataatttaacattcAACAAGGAAGCACaaatttcctttcttgctgAACCTGTAACAGCTTTTACAAATTAACAGAGTCCCAAAATGCATATGCTGCATTTAATCAGAAAGGTGTTATACAGTAccaaataaattaagaaaatagtAACACTACCACCCTCTTTGAGTCTTTTGTCCATACCACTGGTgttaaacaacaaaagaaatgagTACAGCTGAACCTCCAATGTGatattaaaaatcacaaagTTTAATGTTATAAATTATCCAAACTATACAATTTATATAGTTTCAATGAATATGGCTAAATAACCAAAGTACCAGTGACCTTTCCCACACAGATATGACcactttcaatttttattttttccattaaaggTGCCTACCAAGCGGCAACTCCTTGAAAATTTGAACTGGCATGATCTCTGCAGTGAACTGTAACCAGGTTAGAATAGACGATCTTAAAAGGAAGGTTTAAATCCGAGTTAAAGCCACCTGAAGGAACAttgttaaaatataattatcaGCAATGAAAACGCACAAACTTTGATCCAGCAAAGCTCCCACGTTCATATGTAACTTCAGGTGACTTTAAGAAATTTGCATGCTTACATTACACATGTACTTCAGTGTTTATTGAATTAAAGTGATATATCCCGATTAATTATTTCCCATTATACCACAATGCTTAATGGCTGGGACAAAACCTTTCGATTCTGGACTTGGAACCTTTTTTCAGCCCTAAAAGTTGCAGGCTTAGTAATAGGATACTCAACATCCTAAGGAATCCTAAAAAAGCATGTAGAATTATCCCACACACATTTAAAGTATCTTTCTGCTCCTAATTAAAGTTGCTTTATACCGCACCTATCTGAGAATACCAACAGGTATTCGAgaacagtttaaagaaaatacagtgtcttttgaagtaaaatcattactgaaaacaaaagtgttACAACCCCCTTGCTACTTCAAGTCAATTTAATGTACTTTTGATAGGCGTTAGGTGACCTAATATTCACCTACATTAGAATTCAGTCTTCCAGATCTCTCAAGTGTGTATTCAGAACACGTGGTATAAACAAATGGTGGTGTccaagaaaagcatttttgaacaaaaatgaGTTTAATACAGGTACAAAAAAATTATGGTCACAGTTTATGCACATACATAGATGCATTTATCTACACActttaaaccaaaagaaaaaaacacaagtcttaatcatgtttttaaagcatcttcAAATACATGGAGCTCCAGGAAAAGGTAAAAAGCACCAAAGATTAAAGGTACACTTAAAAGACTTTACACAAACATTTGTCATATCTTACTCAATGAGTTCTCAGATTTTTAAAGCCATAATACTTtataattgtctttttttttttttccaaatataccTAAGCAAATTTAACTGATTAGCAATGTTAAGCAAAGAAAGGGGAACCTGGGAACATTCAAGAAGGTAATTGGGTCCTTAAAAACTATGTGGTAATTTGAAGTAAGAAAAAACGTCAAAGTGCATTTGGCTGAGACGGTCCCCCTTATGTTGAaaaaattttaatgtatttatatatgtaaatatttatatatagtgtgtatgcAATATATATGAATGATGCATTTAAATCACTTCtgcaactgcaaaaaaaattctttggTGCCTCAAATGTCATAAAGATCTCTCAAAGTGGGCCAGCCATTGGTATTAATGTAATGTACACATACCTGTGATCATAATTTTATAACCTTTTATGTTAATCCAACTCAAAATTAAGGCAAAAAATTTCTAGAATTTAGAAAAAGCGTGATtttgaatttgcatttttacctctcaggagaggaaaaggaagcagaattAATGCAAATATCTGTAATTTCACAGAGAATTATTAGCAGAGGCATTACTGAACTATTAAGTTCCAGAACTATTTAACAGCCTATTTTACAATGAAACCCTTAGGTTTACAAGTGTGAGCCATTGCTACAATGAACAGATCTTCTATTTATGCCttgattttttacttttttattttgaatttttgtgTATCTGTTGATTTAAGCAAGTTGATCATCCTACTACGCCATCCATACATTGAGATGAACTAGTCAGTAAGCAAACCAGCTGAGCAGGAACAGTTGGTCTTTGCTGTCCTACATTTCTGTGATGACTCCATCCATACACACCATTTTTCATCATTAGACTTTGTGGCTACAATCACATGAAAATTTTCACCTAATGACACATAACAGGATCTCAAAAAACTTTTTATGGTAGCAAGGCAGAATAAGATAAGTTATTAGAGGATAAATTAGCACAGTAATTAAACAGGGTGCATGTTTGCCACAACTCTGTTTGGGGCATGAAAATCAAGAACTACAACAGCATCTTTTTGGTTTCCAAATATCCTGTCTTTCAATGAGATGTATAGAAGAGAAAGACTCAAATTTCTTATCTTCACAACATCCttccaattatttttatgaaCAGTCAGTTGCTGGATAAAGTGCTTAACATTGAAGTAAGTCCTTCACTAACTTCTGGGAAAGCTTATCTTTTCAAGAGATGCTGCTAGATAGGGTTGTACTATGTCTTAAGGCTGAGTTGATAAGTTTTCTCCCTCCCTTGAGACAGTAAATAATTTGTTACAGTACTGAGCTGTCACCAGTCACCACTACGTAATACGACGTGTGGAAACAGGCTCTTCCAGATCTTTTCTAACTTGACATGCATGctctggttttgtctgtcttcatTATTTCCCCTTTATTATAAAAGAAGCCTTCTGAAGTTCTTTTCAATCATACCAACAGCTGAAAGGACCTCCGTATTTGTATAAAATCAATTTAACTCTGCCCTGTAGTGCATGTCTACCCCCTGcccattctgcattttttctcagTCTGCTTCTGGTAATATCCACACAACTTTTGCATGTACTGCTTGTATTAGTCTTCCTGCACCTAAAACAGATGTTATACGGGACATTCAACGTGTACTGTAACCATAGCCCTGAAAAGGGCTTCTCTTGCATGCATCTGATTTCCACTGTGCAGAACTTACTTAATATCACATCAATGCACTTTTTCTTTGCATGCTCTGTACTTCAaaatttttttgttatttattgttGTCGGTTTTGATATGAGAGCCTTCCATCCGTCTTAGATTTCTTTCTACattcttcctctgaaaaaacACTGTTTGGTTCCTGTACACATTTATCTGTTTCATCATGAAGTGACACCTTCTTGAAAGACTCCTTCCAAGCTGTGTGGATGGACAGCCTTTAATCAtacttttttatacttttttttttctttaaaactacaGCAGCTTGAAGAAccagctgtttttatttccataagGCAATTACTaccctctgctttctctgcctGCTCAGCTGTatgcattgttttctttatacCTTTGTGCTAGAAAGACTGTGCCGCAAAGCTCCAATTATGCATTTGAAATGGATGTGGCTTTTTGGATAACTGGTACTTTGGGGATTTCGTAGCAACCTTTCTGGACTCAAAAACTGCAGAGCTCCTATTATTCCTCTGTGAGTTCTGTCTAGAAAATGTGCTTTGTCTTTATCAAGgtcatgtttttctttagtaATTTGAGACTGCTTTATGATTTAAGGCCAACTGGGAAACAAACTGCTGCTTCTTCATGTAGTGTTCTGACACCACTCCTTGTTTGATACATTTTCCCACAATGTTGAATCAGGCAcctgtgaaataaaatgcataggTTAGTCTTCATTTTGTTCCCAATGTAAATCATTCTTCCTTTTGGAACACTGCCCACATGTTCCAACGTGTAGTTTCTAACACACAGAGACAGACAGGCTGAAATACTCTTCTCTGTTTTATAAGAATTCTTTCCCTTAGAGCTGCCCACCAATTTTCACCACCTCTTGCTTATTCTAAACAGCATGTCTAATTTGAACTTCCAAGTTAGTGCAATATTGTGTTCCAATGTTTAGGTCcctattgatttcagtgacCCTCCTCTCTTTAAATTCTAGCATACTGCAATTGCTCAGAAGTTGTATGTGTCCTATCTGGCCTATCAGTTTGCCTGTTTTCAAGGACCACTATCTGGTCAGTATTTGCctccaaaccaaccaaccaacccacccacccacccagaAGGACTAGAAGACTTACTTTCATCATCTGAATCGAATCCAAAGAGCGTCTGACACTTCTTTTGTGCAAGGTGAGCCTCAAGTGCTTCTGAATTACAGTAGATGGTCAAGCAGTTGCCACATCTAAATCTTTCTGTTGATTTGCTACAAAATTTGTCTTGTTCAGAGTGAGCATCTACTTTATCAGTCAAAATTTTTCTACGTTTTGGCATACTAATGTATCGTTCATCAAGGTAACTTGGAGGCAAGGGTCTAACATATGGTTTTGTTAAGATGACACCATATGAAGTATTCTCTGTCTGATTTGGTTTAGAAGGTAATTGTGAGGCAGCAGCATTATTCTGTGGTATATCGTGACAGTTCTGTAAAACAGGTAACACCGACCCATTCTCTGTCCTTGTTTCATCTGCCACTCTGTCCAAAGGTGTTTCTGATGACTTTGATGATGTCTGATCCGGGTCGCTGTGCCCATTGACTAGTTGGTCACTGACAGCATTACAGTTCTCAGGATTTGGCTGTAACACAGGTGTCTTTTGGTCTATCAAAACTGTAGCACTCCCCTCAGATGAACTTTCACTTCCGTTCTGAATTacattgtttgcttttttctctacACTTTGAATGTATGTCTTTGGTTCTGTAGAATCCTTCCTTGCCTTCCAAGTTGGAATTGGTAAATCTAcggtttctttttcattaatggATTCGTCATCATCTTGGTAGCTACAAAGTTCTGAAGGGTCATCTGAAGAATCTTTTTCACTTGCGTCTTCTGAGCATTCTggagttttatttaaataatgctgAGCCTCGTGTTCATACAGCAAAGGGAGCTCCTCAAATAGCTCACAGCACTCTGCAAAATTACACTgagctttaaaaacattatgACTTTTTGTATGCTCTGCAAGCTCAGTTGATAGTTTAAATCTCTGATTACAATTAAAGTGTAAACAAAAGTAAACATTTGGATACACGTGTCTCTTCAGGTGGTCTATAAAATGTTGGGAATCAGCAAATTTTCTCTGACAGAACCGACATTTGCCTTTATTCCATTTCATTATGTGTTGCTGCACCTTCAAATCAGTTGGATGAGCTTTTCTTGCGTGTTTATTGAGGAATCTTATCTTTTTAAACACTCTAGCACAACCATTAGCAGGGCACTTAAAGCTTCCTTCTTGATCCATAGCATCAACGTCTTTTTGAGGACAAAAAGCTCCATTCACTTTATGTAGAATAGGTGACTCTTTACTGGAGCTCTCATCATCTTCAGGCAAACTTTCTGTACTTAAAGCATCGGGAATATTATTAAAACAGCTGTCGCAACTACTGTTTTCTGTAACATCATCCTGGTCACTTAGATGGTTTTCTACTGCATCAAATACCTGTTCAACATTCTCCTCTTCTGCAACTGCACTTGGAGCTATTGCAATCTCTGGTTCCTCTTCTTTAGAAACACCAGAATTCCCATTttcaagagagagagaaacatcAGAACATTCTAGTTCATTTAAAACAGGGGCCTGCTGATCAGCCGCAAGAACTGCAGCAAGATGTTGCCTTTCTATCTTTCTGACATGATTCTTTAAGTGCTTCAGCATGAGTCCCTTTTGCCTGAACTTTCTGGTGCAAAGTACACAGGAAAAACTGCCCTTTTTTTGGTGAGCTTGTGCATGTCTCACAATGTGATCACCAAGGAATTCCTTGTTGCATATCACACAGCGGTGGCTTGGTACAGTATTATCCAACATTTTAGATGCCTCTGGAGCTTCATGGTTCTTTTTGGCATTACGTTTGGACTGGGCTTCAGACAGGTCTTCACAGTCAAGCTCCCCATTGCTTACATCTGCTGGACAGACATGCTCCTCACTCAGAGCCCTGTACTCTGTTAGCTTCTCTACATTTGCAGTAGAGTTTTCCAGTGTACTTTCACTTAAGCCAACAAAGGCTTTATCCCCCAATAATGCTAAACAATTCTGCTTGATCATCAAGAAATTCCAAAACTCAGGATCAAAAAACAGACCTTTTTTCAAAATTGGAAGCAATTCAAAACGCACACGGTTTTGAACAGAACTAGTGCATTCATTGTATTCTTCATCCGcacatttatataaatgttcAACAGTGTAGTAAGATTCCAAGGTGCGTTCAAGAAAAAAGATTGAAAGCGCACAGATTCTGAGGATCTCCAAGTCATTTGGCAGGAAGTGAGCAATTGCTTTGTAAATAAGACTTTTCATACTGGGATCTTCACGGAGGTCCAACTGCAGGGCACATCCACATATCTCAACGCATATCTGAAGACCATCCTCACCAACCTGCAGAAAGGAAGTTACAGTATACAGTACTGtataaagttattttccttATGGGATTATAGAAGTCTACAGCTTGGaagtcaaaaaaaatctgaaggtaGGAGGGGGGGCTGACAAGCTAGTATAAACAGTGCCCAAACATCAATATCCCATGTATTTATATTTGTCTACTTGCAAAATACTTAGGATTTCAGAAAGCGTGCTACTTGTAAACATTATTTGAAGTcatgtgcattttaaaacaatgcttAAACAATGAATGACAGTATCTTCTTATCTGCACGTTAACTAGGCTGTTTCACACTACAATTCTACAGTTACTCTCCATTTTGTACctgctttaatttatttaacttGCATTGGAGAAAAATACAAGCTGTAAAATATTGCCCTTGATTTTCAACAATGACCACCAAGAAAACCATAACAACCCATGGCCAAGCATTCTAACAAGCCTGACTTTTCAGAATCAACGAGCTATATTTCCCTTTCCACGCTTAAGGTTGGGGGCCTCTCTTGAACTTATATTTGGGAGGGATTTTCAGAAACATGCTGCCCAGCATATGGCAGAttaaagaaagaagagtttCAGGGAAGTGTATGAATAATTAGAATCTACCTACATTTAAATGTGTGTTATAGTGGGTTATTAAATAGAATTTTATCACTGAGATGCAAATACAAATGAGATGCAACTCTTCCTAAAGCTACTACATCAAGTTATTCATGTTACCAGGAGCATTTTAGAATACATACTGAGATTAAAACCTTGAACAGCAGAACCTTGAACTGCAAAACAGCACCCTTAACGAAATAATCT comes from Anser cygnoides isolate HZ-2024a breed goose chromosome 1, Taihu_goose_T2T_genome, whole genome shotgun sequence and encodes:
- the ZNF654 gene encoding zinc finger protein 654 isoform X2; translated protein: MSCCFRTLSRPSQDFECQNLLNRYRNMNLELVTRIIRDGGPWEDPVLQAILKAKPVSQDLVNKYLSSENPLFFELRARYLIACERIPEAMALIKSCINHPDISKDLYFHQALFTCLYMSPLEDQLFQEHLLRTDCKSGIEIICNTEKEGKTTLALQLCESFLVPQLQNGDMYCIWDLIFIWSKLQLKSNPSKQVFVDQCYQLLRIATNVRVIFPFMKVIKDEVGEDGLQICVEICGCALQLDLREDPSMKSLIYKAIAHFLPNDLEILRICALSIFFLERTLESYYTVEHLYKCADEEYNECTSSVQNRVRFELLPILKKGLFFDPEFWNFLMIKQNCLALLGDKAFVGLSESTLENSTANVEKLTEYRALSEEHVCPADVSNGELDCEDLSEAQSKRNAKKNHEAPEASKMLDNTVPSHRCVICNKEFLGDHIVRHAQAHQKKGSFSCVLCTRKFRQKGLMLKHLKNHVRKIERQHLAAVLAADQQAPVLNELECSDVSLSLENGNSGVSKEEEPEIAIAPSAVAEEENVEQVFDAVENHLSDQDDVTENSSCDSCFNNIPDALSTESLPEDDESSSKESPILHKVNGAFCPQKDVDAMDQEGSFKCPANGCARVFKKIRFLNKHARKAHPTDLKVQQHIMKWNKGKCRFCQRKFADSQHFIDHLKRHVYPNVYFCLHFNCNQRFKLSTELAEHTKSHNVFKAQCNFAECCELFEELPLLYEHEAQHYLNKTPECSEDASEKDSSDDPSELCSYQDDDESINEKETVDLPIPTWKARKDSTEPKTYIQSVEKKANNVIQNGSESSSEGSATVLIDQKTPVLQPNPENCNAVSDQLVNGHSDPDQTSSKSSETPLDRVADETRTENGSVLPVLQNCHDIPQNNAAASQLPSKPNQTENTSYGVILTKPYVRPLPPSYLDERYISMPKRRKILTDKVDAHSEQDKFCSKSTERFRCGNCLTIYCNSEALEAHLAQKKCQTLFGFDSDDESA
- the ZNF654 gene encoding zinc finger protein 654 isoform X1 translates to MAEDESDQEAERLSEELEALAPPGPPPPLGSQAYCRRFCQVVEDYAGRWQVPLPQLQVLQTALCCFTSACVSFPAECEHVQYVLSSLALSFFELLLFFGKDEFYEDPLKDILGSIQECQNLLNRYRNMNLELVTRIIRDGGPWEDPVLQAILKAKPVSQDLVNKYLSSENPLFFELRARYLIACERIPEAMALIKSCINHPDISKDLYFHQALFTCLYMSPLEDQLFQEHLLRTDCKSGIEIICNTEKEGKTTLALQLCESFLVPQLQNGDMYCIWDLIFIWSKLQLKSNPSKQVFVDQCYQLLRIATNVRVIFPFMKVIKDEVGEDGLQICVEICGCALQLDLREDPSMKSLIYKAIAHFLPNDLEILRICALSIFFLERTLESYYTVEHLYKCADEEYNECTSSVQNRVRFELLPILKKGLFFDPEFWNFLMIKQNCLALLGDKAFVGLSESTLENSTANVEKLTEYRALSEEHVCPADVSNGELDCEDLSEAQSKRNAKKNHEAPEASKMLDNTVPSHRCVICNKEFLGDHIVRHAQAHQKKGSFSCVLCTRKFRQKGLMLKHLKNHVRKIERQHLAAVLAADQQAPVLNELECSDVSLSLENGNSGVSKEEEPEIAIAPSAVAEEENVEQVFDAVENHLSDQDDVTENSSCDSCFNNIPDALSTESLPEDDESSSKESPILHKVNGAFCPQKDVDAMDQEGSFKCPANGCARVFKKIRFLNKHARKAHPTDLKVQQHIMKWNKGKCRFCQRKFADSQHFIDHLKRHVYPNVYFCLHFNCNQRFKLSTELAEHTKSHNVFKAQCNFAECCELFEELPLLYEHEAQHYLNKTPECSEDASEKDSSDDPSELCSYQDDDESINEKETVDLPIPTWKARKDSTEPKTYIQSVEKKANNVIQNGSESSSEGSATVLIDQKTPVLQPNPENCNAVSDQLVNGHSDPDQTSSKSSETPLDRVADETRTENGSVLPVLQNCHDIPQNNAAASQLPSKPNQTENTSYGVILTKPYVRPLPPSYLDERYISMPKRRKILTDKVDAHSEQDKFCSKSTERFRCGNCLTIYCNSEALEAHLAQKKCQTLFGFDSDDESA
- the ZNF654 gene encoding zinc finger protein 654 isoform X3 translates to MNLELVTRIIRDGGPWEDPVLQAILKAKPVSQDLVNKYLSSENPLFFELRARYLIACERIPEAMALIKSCINHPDISKDLYFHQALFTCLYMSPLEDQLFQEHLLRTDCKSGIEIICNTEKEGKTTLALQLCESFLVPQLQNGDMYCIWDLIFIWSKLQLKSNPSKQVFVDQCYQLLRIATNVRVIFPFMKVIKDEVGEDGLQICVEICGCALQLDLREDPSMKSLIYKAIAHFLPNDLEILRICALSIFFLERTLESYYTVEHLYKCADEEYNECTSSVQNRVRFELLPILKKGLFFDPEFWNFLMIKQNCLALLGDKAFVGLSESTLENSTANVEKLTEYRALSEEHVCPADVSNGELDCEDLSEAQSKRNAKKNHEAPEASKMLDNTVPSHRCVICNKEFLGDHIVRHAQAHQKKGSFSCVLCTRKFRQKGLMLKHLKNHVRKIERQHLAAVLAADQQAPVLNELECSDVSLSLENGNSGVSKEEEPEIAIAPSAVAEEENVEQVFDAVENHLSDQDDVTENSSCDSCFNNIPDALSTESLPEDDESSSKESPILHKVNGAFCPQKDVDAMDQEGSFKCPANGCARVFKKIRFLNKHARKAHPTDLKVQQHIMKWNKGKCRFCQRKFADSQHFIDHLKRHVYPNVYFCLHFNCNQRFKLSTELAEHTKSHNVFKAQCNFAECCELFEELPLLYEHEAQHYLNKTPECSEDASEKDSSDDPSELCSYQDDDESINEKETVDLPIPTWKARKDSTEPKTYIQSVEKKANNVIQNGSESSSEGSATVLIDQKTPVLQPNPENCNAVSDQLVNGHSDPDQTSSKSSETPLDRVADETRTENGSVLPVLQNCHDIPQNNAAASQLPSKPNQTENTSYGVILTKPYVRPLPPSYLDERYISMPKRRKILTDKVDAHSEQDKFCSKSTERFRCGNCLTIYCNSEALEAHLAQKKCQTLFGFDSDDESA